In the genome of Cronobacter malonaticus LMG 23826, one region contains:
- the thyA gene encoding thymidylate synthase has product MKQYLELMNKVLHEGAQKDDRTGTGTLSIFGHQMRFNLQDGFPLVTTKRCHLRSIIHELLWFLKGDTNVAYLHENNVTIWDEWADENGDLGPVYGKQWRSWGAPDGRQIDQLETVINQLKNDPDSRRIIVSAWNVGELDKMALAPCHAFFQFYVANGKLSCQLYQRSCDVFLGLPFNIASYALLVHMMAQQCDLEPGDFVWTGGDTHLYSNHLEQARLQLTREPRPLPKLVIKRKPDSLFDYRFEDFEIEGYDPHPAIKAPVAI; this is encoded by the coding sequence ATGAAACAGTATCTTGAACTGATGAACAAAGTGCTCCATGAGGGAGCACAAAAAGATGACCGTACCGGCACCGGGACGCTCTCGATTTTTGGCCACCAGATGCGTTTTAATTTGCAGGACGGTTTCCCGCTGGTTACCACTAAACGTTGTCATTTACGCTCCATCATCCATGAGCTGCTCTGGTTTCTGAAAGGCGATACCAATGTCGCTTATTTACATGAAAACAACGTCACCATCTGGGACGAATGGGCAGACGAAAACGGCGATCTTGGCCCGGTATACGGCAAGCAGTGGCGCTCCTGGGGGGCACCCGATGGCCGCCAAATCGACCAGCTTGAAACCGTGATTAACCAGCTGAAAAACGATCCGGACTCGCGCCGTATCATTGTTTCCGCCTGGAACGTCGGTGAGCTGGATAAAATGGCGCTGGCGCCTTGTCACGCGTTTTTCCAGTTCTACGTAGCGAATGGCAAACTCTCTTGTCAGCTCTACCAGCGCTCGTGCGACGTCTTCCTCGGACTGCCGTTTAACATCGCCAGCTACGCGCTTCTGGTACATATGATGGCGCAGCAGTGTGACCTCGAACCTGGCGATTTCGTCTGGACGGGCGGCGATACGCACCTCTACAGCAATCACCTGGAACAGGCGCGTTTGCAGCTCACCCGTGAGCCGCGCCCGCTGCCGAAGCTGGTTATCAAACGTAAGCCAGATTCGCTCTTTGATTACCGGTTCGAAGATTTCGAAATCGAAGGCTACGATCCTCACCCGGCTATCAAAGCGCCCGTCGCGATTTAA
- a CDS encoding prepilin peptidase-dependent protein — MNRKEQGYSLIEVMVVLVIVIGMSTAGVYGWQRWQNQQRLWQTAQQTRDFLEALREDANWRNVDHKLWLNRGSQGWCLGTQTSGEQTCNTGAKNQFSPPWPEVEIVEITPGLAFYGLRNTAWPGHIILRSPAGEWRIIISVWGRIRLCEPGEGTSCV; from the coding sequence ATGAACAGAAAAGAGCAGGGCTATAGCCTGATTGAAGTGATGGTGGTGCTGGTCATTGTTATCGGCATGAGCACGGCTGGCGTGTATGGCTGGCAGCGCTGGCAAAACCAGCAACGCTTGTGGCAGACCGCACAGCAGACGCGGGATTTTCTTGAAGCACTCAGGGAGGATGCAAACTGGCGTAACGTTGACCACAAACTCTGGTTGAACCGTGGTTCTCAGGGATGGTGCCTCGGCACACAGACGAGCGGTGAGCAGACATGCAATACAGGGGCAAAAAACCAGTTTTCGCCACCGTGGCCGGAGGTAGAGATCGTTGAGATAACGCCAGGTCTCGCCTTTTATGGCTTACGCAATACGGCCTGGCCCGGTCACATCATTTTACGTAGCCCGGCGGGTGAGTGGCGCATTATTATTTCAGTCTGGGGGCGGATCCGGCTGTGCGAGCCGGGAGAAGGGACATCATGCGTGTAA
- a CDS encoding prepilin peptidase-dependent protein has protein sequence MRVKETGFSLLEVLIALGISSVLLTGASRLLPALQLGVLRQAQQTLLQEELWQLAFTVGKQIQRAGYCYGGCDSRALQLNSDGSCLLVQWDANNNGRFETTPSADAEQTGYRLRDGSLETQRGAMSCEGKGWEKMTNPAMVRIDKFQVQEKQRPGFPPLFTVALRATMLRYHGEPVAVEHSVSGFNL, from the coding sequence ATGCGTGTAAAAGAGACAGGATTCTCTCTGCTTGAAGTACTGATTGCGCTTGGCATAAGCAGCGTATTGTTAACTGGCGCGTCCAGACTGCTCCCGGCGTTACAGCTTGGGGTACTGCGCCAGGCGCAGCAAACGCTACTGCAGGAAGAGCTCTGGCAGCTGGCATTTACGGTGGGTAAACAGATACAGCGAGCCGGTTACTGCTACGGCGGTTGTGATAGCCGTGCACTGCAACTCAATAGCGACGGCAGTTGTTTGCTGGTGCAGTGGGACGCTAACAACAATGGACGTTTCGAGACCACGCCTTCTGCAGATGCTGAACAAACAGGGTATCGCCTGCGCGACGGTAGCCTTGAGACGCAGCGTGGCGCCATGTCCTGCGAGGGTAAAGGATGGGAGAAAATGACGAATCCCGCCATGGTGCGCATCGACAAGTTTCAGGTTCAGGAAAAACAGCGGCCCGGCTTTCCTCCGCTATTTACCGTGGCGTTACGTGCAACAATGCTCCGCTATCACGGCGAGCCGGTGGCCGTTGAGCATAGCGTCAGCGGGTTTAATTTATGA
- a CDS encoding DUF2509 family protein, translating into MSTIAMVLALLLLGSLMLSGLQQQLDSRFGRAANESAAIKAFNAALSALTLSQSRDWAFTPQWQCQLLPEVKGRACVRQMQTYFLVAAEGVEENAAPLTLWRWAQPDGERLRFMPHGWSDFCPLPEAKQCKLP; encoded by the coding sequence ATGTCGACGATTGCTATGGTTCTGGCCTTGCTGCTGTTGGGTAGCTTGATGCTGAGCGGGTTGCAGCAGCAACTGGACAGCCGTTTTGGCCGGGCGGCAAATGAGAGCGCGGCGATTAAAGCGTTTAACGCGGCGCTCTCAGCACTGACGCTCTCGCAAAGCCGGGACTGGGCCTTTACGCCGCAGTGGCAATGTCAGCTGTTGCCTGAAGTGAAAGGCCGCGCCTGCGTCAGGCAAATGCAAACGTATTTTCTGGTCGCAGCAGAGGGCGTGGAAGAGAATGCGGCGCCCCTCACTCTATGGCGTTGGGCGCAGCCAGACGGTGAGCGTCTGCGTTTTATGCCGCATGGCTGGAGCGACTTTTGTCCACTCCCGGAGGCGAAGCAATGCAAGCTTCCATAG
- a CDS encoding prepilin-type N-terminal cleavage/methylation domain-containing protein, with the protein MQASIARHRQTGFSLPEVLVSLVLFIVIIGALTGYYQVLAQGFLHQWHYRQLWRFASQQAEIDPPSLPEGWKATRVKTSSAGCVSISVLVSSPGGRQGQLRRLHCPSEKQ; encoded by the coding sequence ATGCAAGCTTCCATAGCTCGCCACCGTCAGACTGGGTTTAGCCTGCCGGAAGTGCTGGTTTCTTTGGTTTTATTCATCGTCATCATCGGGGCATTGACGGGGTATTATCAGGTACTTGCGCAAGGGTTTCTTCATCAGTGGCACTATCGGCAGCTCTGGCGTTTTGCGAGCCAGCAGGCAGAAATCGACCCACCGTCTTTACCTGAAGGCTGGAAAGCGACGCGGGTGAAGACTTCCAGTGCGGGATGTGTCAGCATTTCGGTTCTTGTGTCGAGCCCTGGGGGCAGGCAAGGGCAGTTAAGACGTCTACATTGCCCCTCTGAAAAGCAGTAG
- the recC gene encoding exodeoxyribonuclease V subunit gamma has protein sequence MLRVYHSNRLDVLEAIMEFIVEQQPLPDPFEPEIVLVQSTGMAQWLQMSLAQKFGIAANIEFPLPASFIWDMFVRVLRDIPQESAFTKQNMSWKLMKLLPGMLTSPDFDMLRHYLHDDEDKRKLFQLASRVADLYDQYLVYRPEWLTRWEAGDIVDGLGDPQRWQAPLWRALVEHTAELGQPQWHRANLYQRFIRTLETAESRPEGLPARVFICGISALPPVYLQALQALGKHIDVHLLFTNPCRYYWGDIQDPAFLARLLSRKRKLHAKEGTAPLFKDSETAPALFNEEGEQEVGNPLLASWGKLGRDYTYLLSGLERFEEMDVFVDLEPDNLLHSLQFDLLELRNQAQAGVTLEEFERSDGKRLLDPDDRSISVHVCHSPQREVEILHDQLLQMLEADPELTPRDIIVMVADIDSYSPFIQAVFGSASQERYLPFAISDRRARQAHPALQAFITLLSLPDSRFVSEDVLALLEVPSLSARFNISEEGLRFLRQWVNESGVRWGIDDDNVRELALPATGQHTWQFGLTRMLLGYAMESHLGEWQSVLPYDESSGLIAELVGHLAELLMQLNLWRKGLSQARPLAEWLPVCREMLDSFFAPDAETEAALALIEQQWQAIIEQGIGAHYEDEVPLTLLRDELAKMLDQERISQRFLAGPVNFCTLMPMRSIPFKVVCLLGMNDGVYPRTLAPLGFDLMSQKPQRGDRSRRDDDRYLFLEALISAQQQLYISYIGRSVQDNSEKYPSVLVQELVDYLAQSHYLPGDEVLNCDESAKKVKAHLMRLYPRTPFDAENFQPARETQSYAREWLPAASDQGEAHPEFIKPLTPVTLEELPFEQFQRFWRHPVRAFFQLRLKVNFRTEESELPDAEPFTLDSLGRYHMNQQLLNTLVEQQDPEALYRRYRAAGELPYGAFGELFWESQLQEMQVLAERVLAERDSGESQEIALELGNVEMTGWLQHVQQDGLLRWRPSILRVEHGMQLWLEHLVYCACGGEGTSRIYGRKDSCWRFPPVPREQAEHYLRELTEGYQQGMREPLILLPQSGGEWLKACYDVKNDVILWDEETQQKARNKLIQAWTGNQMVEGEGMDIWYQRLWRNLEPEYYEAIIREAQRYLLPLFRHHQP, from the coding sequence ATGTTACGGGTTTATCACTCCAACCGGCTTGATGTGCTGGAGGCGATTATGGAGTTCATTGTTGAACAACAGCCGCTTCCCGATCCCTTCGAGCCAGAAATCGTCCTGGTGCAAAGCACCGGTATGGCGCAATGGTTGCAGATGAGCCTGGCACAGAAATTTGGCATCGCTGCGAATATCGAGTTTCCACTTCCGGCAAGCTTCATTTGGGACATGTTTGTGCGCGTGCTGCGCGATATTCCGCAGGAGAGCGCTTTTACCAAACAGAACATGAGCTGGAAACTCATGAAGCTTTTGCCTGGTATGCTCACTTCACCTGACTTCGACATGCTGCGGCACTATCTGCATGATGACGAGGACAAACGGAAGCTGTTCCAGCTCGCCTCGCGCGTGGCGGATCTCTACGATCAGTATCTGGTGTATCGCCCCGAGTGGTTAACTCGCTGGGAGGCGGGAGATATTGTCGATGGTCTTGGCGATCCACAGCGCTGGCAGGCGCCGCTCTGGCGTGCGCTGGTTGAACACACCGCTGAACTGGGGCAGCCGCAGTGGCACCGCGCCAACCTCTATCAGCGTTTTATTCGCACGCTTGAGACGGCGGAAAGCCGCCCGGAAGGGCTGCCCGCGCGCGTGTTTATTTGCGGCATCTCGGCGCTGCCGCCCGTCTATTTACAGGCCTTACAGGCGCTGGGTAAACACATTGACGTGCATCTTCTTTTTACTAACCCGTGCCGCTATTACTGGGGTGACATACAAGATCCGGCCTTCCTGGCGAGGCTATTGAGCCGTAAGCGTAAACTGCATGCGAAAGAGGGAACGGCACCGCTTTTTAAAGACAGCGAAACAGCCCCCGCGCTGTTCAACGAGGAAGGCGAACAGGAAGTGGGAAACCCCCTGCTTGCTTCCTGGGGTAAATTAGGCCGCGACTATACGTACCTGCTTTCAGGCCTTGAGCGCTTTGAAGAGATGGATGTGTTTGTCGATCTCGAACCCGATAACCTGTTGCACAGCCTGCAGTTCGATCTGCTGGAGCTGCGTAATCAGGCGCAGGCGGGCGTGACGCTTGAAGAGTTTGAGCGCAGCGACGGGAAACGCCTGTTGGATCCTGACGATCGCAGCATCAGTGTGCACGTCTGCCACAGCCCCCAGCGCGAAGTTGAAATTCTCCATGACCAGCTTTTGCAGATGCTGGAGGCCGATCCAGAGCTGACGCCGCGCGATATTATCGTGATGGTGGCGGATATCGACAGCTACAGCCCGTTTATTCAGGCCGTGTTTGGCAGCGCGAGTCAGGAACGATACCTGCCGTTTGCCATCTCGGACAGGCGCGCCCGTCAGGCGCATCCTGCGCTCCAGGCCTTCATTACGTTACTCTCGCTGCCGGACAGCCGTTTTGTCTCTGAAGATGTTCTGGCGCTACTGGAAGTCCCGTCGCTTTCCGCCCGCTTTAACATCAGCGAAGAAGGGCTGCGTTTTCTGCGCCAGTGGGTGAATGAGTCCGGCGTACGTTGGGGCATTGATGATGACAACGTGCGTGAACTGGCGCTGCCAGCGACTGGCCAGCACACCTGGCAGTTCGGCCTCACCCGTATGTTGCTGGGCTACGCCATGGAAAGCCATCTTGGCGAATGGCAGTCTGTGCTGCCCTACGATGAATCCAGCGGGCTGATTGCCGAGCTGGTGGGCCACCTTGCTGAACTCTTAATGCAGCTCAATTTGTGGCGCAAAGGGCTTTCGCAGGCGCGGCCGTTGGCGGAATGGCTGCCGGTCTGTCGGGAAATGCTTGATAGTTTCTTCGCCCCGGACGCCGAAACTGAAGCCGCGCTGGCGCTAATTGAACAGCAGTGGCAGGCGATTATCGAGCAGGGCATAGGCGCGCACTATGAAGATGAAGTGCCACTCACGTTGTTGCGCGATGAGCTTGCGAAAATGCTCGACCAGGAGCGTATCAGCCAGCGCTTCCTCGCCGGGCCAGTGAACTTCTGCACGTTAATGCCGATGCGCTCGATTCCTTTTAAGGTCGTGTGCCTGCTTGGCATGAACGACGGCGTTTATCCGCGAACGCTTGCGCCACTAGGGTTCGATCTGATGAGCCAGAAGCCGCAGCGTGGGGATCGCAGCCGTCGTGACGACGACCGCTATCTCTTCCTGGAGGCGCTGATTTCCGCCCAGCAGCAGCTTTACATCAGTTATATTGGCCGCTCGGTACAGGATAACAGCGAAAAATATCCGTCAGTGCTTGTGCAGGAACTCGTGGATTATCTTGCCCAGAGCCATTACCTGCCGGGCGACGAGGTGCTCAATTGTGATGAAAGCGCGAAAAAGGTCAAAGCCCATCTGATGCGGCTTTATCCCCGTACCCCTTTTGATGCGGAAAACTTTCAGCCAGCCAGAGAGACGCAGAGCTATGCCCGCGAATGGCTGCCAGCGGCCAGCGATCAGGGCGAGGCGCATCCGGAATTTATCAAACCGCTGACGCCGGTCACGCTTGAGGAGCTGCCGTTTGAACAGTTCCAGCGCTTCTGGCGACATCCGGTGCGTGCCTTTTTCCAGTTACGGCTGAAGGTTAATTTCCGCACGGAAGAGAGCGAACTGCCGGATGCCGAGCCTTTTACGCTGGATAGTCTCGGCCGCTATCACATGAACCAGCAGCTATTGAATACGCTGGTAGAACAGCAGGATCCCGAGGCGCTTTACCGACGATACCGCGCGGCAGGCGAGCTGCCCTATGGCGCGTTCGGCGAGCTGTTCTGGGAAAGTCAGCTACAGGAAATGCAGGTTCTGGCCGAGCGAGTGCTTGCCGAGCGCGATAGCGGCGAAAGCCAGGAGATTGCACTTGAGCTTGGCAATGTTGAAATGACCGGCTGGCTGCAGCATGTGCAGCAGGACGGCCTGTTACGCTGGCGGCCTTCCATACTGCGTGTTGAACATGGAATGCAACTTTGGCTCGAGCATCTGGTCTACTGTGCCTGCGGCGGTGAAGGAACCAGTCGGATTTACGGTCGAAAAGATAGCTGCTGGCGCTTTCCGCCTGTACCGCGTGAGCAAGCGGAACACTATTTACGCGAGCTTACCGAAGGTTATCAGCAGGGTATGCGCGAACCTCTGATTTTATTACCCCAGAGCGGCGGCGAGTGGCTAAAAGCCTGTTATGACGTGAAGAACGACGTCATCCTGTGGGATGAAGAAACCCAGCAGAAAGCGCGTAATAAGCTGATTCAGGCGTGGACGGGTAACCAGATGGTGGAAGGCGAGGGGATGGATATCTGGTATCAGCGTCTGTGGCGCAATCTGGAACCCGAATATTACGAGGCCATCATCCGCGAAGCGCAGCGTTATTTGTTGCCGCTCTTTCGCCATCACCAGCCCTGA
- the ptrA gene encoding pitrilysin, which produces MPGCRNWYKALLICMAFWAPLSQADSGWQPLKETIRKSDRDNRQYQAIRLDNGMVVLLVSDPQAVKSLSALVLPVGSLEDPDDHLGLAHYLEHMTLMGSQKYPEPDSLAEYLKLHGGSHNASTAPYRTAWYLEVENDALDGAMDRLADAIAAPNLDKTYADRERNAVNAELTMARARDGMRMAQVSAETLNPAHPGSRFSGGNLETLRDKPGSPLHEALVGFRDKYYSANLMKAVVYSNRPLPELARMAAKTWGRVPNKKLTAPAITTPVVTPAQQGIFIHYVPVQPLKALRVEFRIDNNSDKFRSKTDELIGYMIGSRSPGTLSDWLQKEGLAESVRADSDPVVAGNSGVMVISVSLTDKGLSQRDRVVAAIFRYLQTLREKGIDKRYFTELSHVLDLDFRYPSITRDMNYVEWLADSMLRVPVEHTLDVVNIADQFDPGAVKARLAMMTPENARIWYISPDEPHNKTAYFVGAPYQVEKIPAATLKQWQTLGQQIALTLPEPNPYIPSDFSLIKPQKPYAHPKLLVQDPELRVLYMPSRYFASEPRADITLVLRNEQAMNSAKNQVLFALNDYLAGIALDQLSNQASVGGISFSSSANSGLLISANGYTQHLRKLFLTLLDGYFSYEPTEDQLAQAKSWYKQMLASAEQGKAYDQAIMPVQMVSQVPYFQREERRALLPEITLNDILAYRESLKTHARAEFLVVGNLAPEQVKNFTQEAVHQLGLKGKSWTRTRDVSVEKTQQAIFNKAGSSTDSALAALFVPVGYSESTSSACSAMLGQIISPWFYNQLRTQEQLGYAVFAFPMPVGRQWGIGFLLQSSEKQPDFLWKRYQAFFPQVESRLRALNAQDFAHIQQSIINDMQQAPQTLGEEASQVSKDFDRDNLNFDSRDKVVAEIRQLTPQKLADFFHQAVLARQGMTILSQVSGSQSPQARYATPEGWPVYQSVSELQQSLPLLSDTQ; this is translated from the coding sequence ATGCCTGGATGTCGTAACTGGTACAAAGCGCTGTTGATCTGCATGGCCTTCTGGGCACCCTTGTCTCAGGCCGACTCGGGCTGGCAACCATTGAAAGAAACGATCCGCAAAAGCGATCGTGATAATCGTCAATACCAGGCTATCCGGCTCGATAACGGAATGGTGGTGTTACTGGTCTCCGATCCGCAGGCTGTAAAGTCGCTCTCTGCGCTGGTGCTGCCGGTGGGGTCGCTGGAAGATCCTGACGATCATCTCGGGCTCGCGCACTATCTTGAGCATATGACGCTCATGGGCTCGCAAAAATACCCTGAGCCTGACAGCCTGGCGGAATATCTGAAGCTGCATGGCGGAAGCCATAACGCCAGCACGGCGCCTTACCGTACCGCCTGGTATCTTGAGGTAGAAAACGATGCTCTCGACGGCGCGATGGACAGGCTTGCGGACGCGATCGCCGCGCCGAATCTTGATAAAACCTATGCCGATCGTGAACGTAACGCGGTTAATGCTGAATTAACCATGGCGCGTGCACGTGACGGCATGCGTATGGCGCAGGTCAGCGCCGAAACGTTAAACCCGGCGCATCCGGGCTCGCGTTTTTCCGGTGGCAACCTGGAGACGCTGCGTGATAAACCCGGCAGCCCGCTGCATGAGGCGCTGGTGGGCTTCCGGGATAAATACTATTCCGCGAATCTCATGAAAGCCGTGGTTTACAGCAATCGTCCATTGCCGGAGCTTGCCCGCATGGCCGCGAAAACCTGGGGACGCGTGCCGAATAAAAAACTGACGGCGCCGGCGATCACAACGCCTGTCGTTACGCCCGCACAGCAAGGGATTTTTATTCATTATGTTCCTGTACAGCCGCTTAAGGCGCTGCGCGTTGAGTTTCGCATCGATAATAACAGCGACAAATTCCGCAGCAAAACCGATGAACTCATCGGCTATATGATAGGCAGCCGCAGCCCTGGCACGTTATCAGACTGGCTGCAAAAGGAGGGGCTTGCCGAAAGTGTCAGAGCGGACTCTGACCCTGTTGTTGCCGGAAACAGCGGCGTAATGGTCATTTCCGTCTCGCTCACGGACAAAGGGCTCTCACAGCGCGACCGCGTTGTGGCAGCCATCTTCCGTTACCTTCAGACGCTGCGCGAAAAAGGCATTGATAAACGCTATTTCACCGAGCTGTCTCATGTGCTGGATCTCGATTTCCGCTATCCCTCCATCACCCGGGATATGAACTATGTCGAGTGGCTGGCAGACAGCATGCTGCGCGTGCCTGTCGAGCATACGCTGGATGTGGTGAATATTGCGGACCAGTTTGATCCCGGGGCGGTGAAAGCGCGTCTTGCGATGATGACGCCGGAAAACGCGCGAATCTGGTATATCAGCCCTGACGAGCCGCACAACAAAACGGCCTATTTTGTCGGCGCGCCGTATCAGGTTGAGAAAATCCCGGCTGCAACGCTAAAACAGTGGCAAACGCTGGGGCAGCAGATTGCGCTTACCCTGCCGGAGCCAAACCCTTACATCCCGAGCGATTTCAGCCTGATTAAACCCCAGAAGCCGTATGCGCACCCTAAGCTGCTGGTTCAGGATCCGGAATTGCGCGTGCTCTATATGCCAAGCCGCTATTTCGCCAGCGAGCCGAGAGCGGATATCACGCTGGTGCTACGCAATGAGCAGGCGATGAACAGCGCGAAAAACCAGGTGTTGTTCGCGCTTAACGATTATCTGGCTGGAATTGCGCTTGATCAGCTGAGCAACCAGGCTTCCGTGGGCGGCATCAGTTTTTCCAGCAGTGCCAATAGCGGGTTGCTGATCAGCGCGAACGGCTACACCCAGCATTTACGTAAGCTGTTCCTCACGCTGCTGGATGGCTATTTCAGCTATGAACCCACCGAGGATCAGCTGGCGCAGGCGAAGTCCTGGTATAAGCAGATGCTGGCATCGGCGGAACAGGGGAAAGCCTACGATCAGGCCATTATGCCGGTACAGATGGTCTCTCAGGTGCCGTATTTCCAGCGCGAAGAACGTCGCGCGCTGCTGCCGGAGATAACGCTTAATGACATTCTCGCTTACCGCGAGAGCCTGAAAACCCATGCCCGTGCAGAATTTCTCGTGGTCGGCAACCTGGCCCCTGAGCAGGTGAAAAATTTCACACAGGAGGCCGTTCACCAGTTGGGCCTGAAAGGGAAAAGCTGGACACGCACCCGGGATGTCAGCGTTGAGAAAACACAGCAGGCCATTTTTAACAAAGCGGGCAGCAGCACGGATTCCGCACTGGCAGCGCTGTTTGTCCCTGTCGGGTATAGCGAGTCCACGAGTTCGGCCTGTAGCGCTATGCTTGGGCAGATTATTTCGCCGTGGTTCTATAACCAGTTGCGTACGCAGGAGCAGTTAGGGTATGCGGTCTTTGCGTTCCCGATGCCGGTAGGACGTCAGTGGGGGATCGGTTTCCTGCTCCAAAGCAGCGAAAAGCAGCCCGATTTCCTCTGGAAACGCTATCAGGCTTTCTTCCCGCAAGTGGAGTCGCGGCTTCGCGCGCTTAACGCGCAGGATTTTGCGCATATTCAGCAAAGCATCATTAACGATATGCAACAGGCCCCACAGACGCTTGGCGAAGAAGCCTCGCAGGTGAGTAAAGACTTCGATCGGGATAATTTAAATTTCGATTCTCGTGATAAAGTTGTGGCCGAAATCAGACAGCTGACGCCGCAAAAACTGGCCGACTTTTTCCATCAGGCCGTGCTTGCCCGACAGGGCATGACGATCCTCTCACAGGTTTCCGGTAGCCAAAGCCCGCAGGCGCGTTATGCGACGCCTGAAGGATGGCCGGTCTATCAAAGCGTCAGCGAATTGCAACAATCTTTACCGCTTCTGAGTGATACGCAATGA